The Syngnathus typhle isolate RoL2023-S1 ecotype Sweden linkage group LG16, RoL_Styp_1.0, whole genome shotgun sequence genome includes a region encoding these proteins:
- the brms1la gene encoding breast cancer metastasis-suppressor 1-like protein-A produces MPVHRDREKKEGTAEEMEVEDQEQEGSSSEEEDSETSSVSEDGDSSEMDEEDCERRRTECLDEMSNLEKQFTDLKDQLYRERLTQVNSKLAEVEAGRAAEYLDPLAVLLENMQVRTKVAGIYKELCLDSVKNKYKCEIQAASQHWESEKLLLLDTVQSELEEKIRRLEEDRHSIDITSELWNDELSGKKKRRDVLSLDKKKRRPSVVSGPYIVYMLPDLDILQDWTAIRKAVATLGPHRGKVESDSSAFPFRTDRSRPILNC; encoded by the exons ATGCCAGTGCATCGTGACCGAGAGAAGAAGGAGGGTACTGCAGAGGAGATGGAGGTTGAGGATCAGGAGCAAGAAGGATCCAGTTCTGAGGAGGAGGATTCCGAAACGTCCTCTGTGTCTGAAGATGGAGACAGCTCTG AAATGGATGAGGAGGATTGCGAGCGAAGAAGGACGGAGTGTTTGGATGAAATGTCAAATCTGGAGAAACAATTCACCGATCTCAAAGACCA GTTGTATCGGGAACGTCTCACTCAGGTCAACAGCAAGCTGGCAGAGGTGGAGGCCGGCCGTGCCGCAGAATATTTGGATCCTCTGGCGGTGCTGCTGGAGAACATGCAGGTCCGCACCAAGGTGGCAG GCATCTATAAAGAGTTGTGCTTGGACTCTGTGAAGAATAAATACAAGTGTGAGATCCAGGCAGCGTCCCAGCACTGGGAG AGCGAGAAGCTGCTTCTCTTGGACACAGTTCAAAGTGAACTAGAGGAGAAAATAAGAAGATTGGAGGAAGACAGACACAGCATAGATATAACGTCAG AGCTGTGGAATGACGAGCTATCGGGAAAGAAGAAGAGAAGGGATGTCTTGAGTCTCGATAAAAAGAAGAGAAGACCTTCAGTTGTGTCGG GGCCTTATATCGTCTACATGCTTCCCGACTTGGACATCCTGCAGGACTGGACAGCTATCAGAAAG GCCGTCGCCACCCTTGGTCCCCACAGAGGAAAGGTGGAGTCCGACAGCTCCGCTTTCCCCTTCAGAACGGACAGAAGCCGACCTATTCTCAACTGCTGA